One window from the genome of Bacteroidales bacterium encodes:
- a CDS encoding SDR family NAD(P)-dependent oxidoreductase: protein MNRKKIIVTGANGSIGKEIVRQLIEKDCDIIMACRNIDKAINVKNEIINTQKCQSERIEIIKFDASSFYSIKQFASEIKNKKIKVDGLINNAGGTNRNFSLNDRNIETTIMTNYISAFALSKLITPLMNENSNIVNVISILSNIRCLKKNIFNNNQKKYSQLGAYADSKVALAVFTSSLSELLGNKIRVNAADPGIVDTGIIKLNRWFDPLADKFFRPLIKTPKKGAIPIVNAVLSSKTEYAFRGKKCKPMKKKFKQHKLKSWLWDETEKIVKRNLV from the coding sequence ATGAATAGGAAAAAAATTATTGTAACTGGAGCCAATGGCAGTATAGGCAAAGAAATAGTTAGGCAACTTATTGAAAAAGATTGCGATATAATTATGGCTTGTAGAAATATTGACAAGGCTATAAATGTAAAAAACGAGATAATCAATACTCAAAAATGCCAATCAGAACGCATAGAGATTATAAAATTTGATGCAAGTTCTTTCTATTCTATAAAACAGTTTGCTAGCGAAATAAAAAATAAAAAAATAAAAGTTGATGGATTGATAAACAATGCTGGAGGTACAAATCGTAATTTTAGCCTTAATGATAGAAATATTGAAACTACGATTATGACAAATTATATTTCAGCATTTGCGCTGTCAAAACTTATAACTCCTTTGATGAACGAAAATTCTAATATTGTTAATGTTATATCAATATTGTCGAATATTCGTTGCTTAAAGAAAAATATATTTAATAATAATCAAAAAAAATATTCGCAATTAGGAGCTTATGCTGATTCAAAAGTTGCTCTTGCTGTGTTTACATCTTCATTATCGGAACTTTTGGGGAATAAAATTCGAGTAAACGCCGCTGACCCGGGCATAGTTGATACCGGTATTATTAAACTAAACAGGTGGTTTGACCCGCTTGCAGATAAATTTTTCAGACCACTAATCAAAACGCCTAAAAAAGGAGCTATTCCAATTGTAAACGCGGTGTTATCAAGCAAAACGGAATACGCTTTTCGTGGTAAAAAATGCAAGCCAATGAAGAAAAAATTTAAGCAACACAAGCTTAAATCATGGCTTTGGGACGAAACTGAAAAAATTGTAAAGAGAAATTTGGTTTAA
- a CDS encoding site-specific DNA-methyltransferase encodes MREIADDVLNMIEEQNYGASKEYFCHKNILLFHGDILNKKFFDKQFIDLIVTSPPYNVGIDYNSNNDELSYDQYLDFSERWMKNCYDWSKTQARFCLNIPLDKNKGGHRPVGADLTKIAQKVGWKYKTTIIWNEGNISRRTAWGSWKSASAPVVIAPVELIAVFYKDEWKKTNGSKISDITGDEFKDWTQGVWVFNGESKKRIGHPAPFPKELPYRCIKLFSYQNDLVFDPFVGSGTTLLVAQNLDRKAIGTELDVEYCELAKNRILKETGTLNFELNDKENISA; translated from the coding sequence ATGCGTGAAATAGCAGATGATGTATTAAATATGATAGAAGAACAAAATTATGGTGCTAGTAAAGAGTATTTTTGTCATAAAAATATTTTACTTTTTCATGGAGATATTTTAAACAAAAAATTTTTTGACAAACAATTCATTGATTTAATAGTAACTTCACCACCTTATAATGTGGGCATTGACTATAATTCAAACAATGATGAGTTGAGTTATGACCAGTACCTTGATTTTTCTGAGCGCTGGATGAAAAATTGTTATGATTGGAGTAAAACGCAAGCAAGGTTTTGTTTAAATATTCCATTAGACAAAAATAAAGGCGGACATAGACCAGTTGGTGCTGATTTGACAAAAATTGCTCAAAAAGTTGGCTGGAAATATAAAACAACAATAATTTGGAATGAAGGCAATATATCAAGGCGAACAGCGTGGGGGTCGTGGAAATCAGCTTCTGCACCAGTTGTTATTGCACCAGTAGAGCTTATAGCGGTTTTTTATAAAGATGAATGGAAAAAAACAAATGGAAGTAAAATCTCAGATATAACCGGTGATGAATTTAAAGATTGGACACAAGGAGTTTGGGTGTTTAATGGTGAAAGCAAAAAGCGTATAGGGCATCCAGCACCATTTCCAAAAGAATTACCTTATAGATGTATCAAATTATTTAGTTATCAAAACGATTTAGTTTTTGATCCATTTGTTGGCAGTGGAACAACATTATTAGTCGCTCAAAACCTAGATAGAAAAGCAATTGGAACAGAGTTGGACGTTGAATATTGCGAACTTGCTAAAAATAGAATATTGAAAGAAACAGGCACTTTAAATTTTGAATTAAATGACAAAGAAAATATCTCAGCTTGA
- a CDS encoding HNH endonuclease produces the protein MTKKISQLDLIKEFFRNNPNRDIAHPEVVDWVVEEYSKRTGKVFRDPDRGIRSLSQRGFLIKVSKGVYRYDSEYVQNREIEDFTPAQKKEILERDNYKCVICGRGEQDGVELHVDHIKAKDLGGKATIENGQTLCAQHNFLKKNFKQTETGKKMFIRLYELAKSQGNTELQKFCAEILEVFERNNINGHIEWKK, from the coding sequence ATGACAAAGAAAATATCTCAGCTTGATTTAATCAAGGAATTCTTTAGAAATAATCCAAATAGAGATATTGCCCATCCGGAAGTTGTAGATTGGGTAGTAGAAGAATATAGTAAAAGAACAGGAAAGGTTTTTAGAGACCCGGATAGAGGTATTCGTTCTTTGTCTCAAAGAGGATTTCTAATAAAAGTTTCAAAAGGTGTTTATCGTTATGACTCTGAATATGTGCAAAACAGAGAAATAGAAGATTTTACGCCAGCACAGAAAAAAGAAATTTTAGAAAGAGATAATTACAAGTGTGTAATTTGTGGAAGAGGCGAACAAGATGGAGTAGAATTACATGTTGATCATATAAAAGCAAAAGATTTGGGAGGCAAAGCAACTATTGAAAACGGGCAAACTTTATGTGCTCAACACAATTTCTTAAAAAAGAATTTTAAGCAAACAGAAACAGGGAAGAAAATGTTTATCCGACTTTACGAATTAGCAAAATCGCAAGGGAACACAGAACTTCAAAAATTTTGTGCTGAAATATTGGAGGTGTTTGAGAGGAATAATATAAACGGACATATTGAGTGGAAGAAATAA